TAAAAGAATAGAGTAAAAGGAGGTGATTTCTTGGTAACAGTCACTGTGGACAAAAATGAAAATCTTGAAAAAGCATTGAAACGTTTCAAAAGAATGATTGAAAAAGAAGCAATTATTCGCGAATGGAAAAGAAGAGAATACTATGAGAAACCATCCACAATACGTGTAAAAAAGGAAAAAGCTTTTAAAAGAAAGCAGGCAAAAAAAGTAAGAAAATTAAAACAAAAAACTAACAGATAGATTACAAGAGATGTTCAAATGGATATCTCTTTATTTTAAATTAATACCTCTCTTGGTTTTGATCCATTAACAGGCCCTACATATCCCATGTCTTCCATAATTTCAATAATTCTAGCTGCTCTGTTGTAACCTATCTTCAACCTTCTTTGCAGGTAAGATGCTGAGGCTTTTCTTGTGGTCTTAACAATCTCAAGAGCTTCATCAAACATTGGTTCATCAGAAGGTCCAAGAGCAACTAAATCTGGCTCTTTTACACTATCAATAAATATTTCATCATCAATATAATTTGGAGAACCAAATTTTTTAACCTCTTCAACAAGTCTGTAAACTTCTCTTTCCTTTAAAAATCCCCCCTGAATTCTTTGAGGAAAAGGATTTAAAGAGCTAATATAAAGCATATCCCCCTTTCCCAAAAGCTTTTCAGCACCAGAAGATCCAAGAATTATTCTTGAATCCATAGAACTGGCTACCATGAAAGAAATTCTTGAAGGAAAATTGGCTTTTATTACCCCCGTAATAACATCAACTGAAGGTCTTTGGGTCGCAAGAACCAAATGAATTCCCACAGCTCTAGCCATTGCAGCAAGCCTAGAAATTAAATTTTCCAAATCTTTTCTTGCAGAAAGAATAAGATCTGCAAATTCATCAATAATTATTACAAGATATGGCAAAATCATTAAATTCAAATTTTCATCTTTTATCTTTTTATTATAAGAAGAAATATCTCTCACCAACAAATTATCAAGAAGCACATACCTTCTCTCCATTTCATCAAGACACCATCTAAGAGCTTCTAAAGCTCTCTTTACATCTGTAATAACTGGAGTTAATAAATGAGGAATATCATTAAAAAGTTTAAGTTCAACTATTTTGGGATCTATCATAATTAATTTCACTTCATCTGGAGATTTTGAAAAAATAATTGAAGCAATTAAAGAATTCACACAAACAGATTTACCTGCCCCAGTTGCACCAGCTATTAATAAATGTGGAGAATTTACAAGGTCAAAAACAATATTTTCTCCACTAATCTCCTTTCCAAGGGCAAAAGGAATTCCAAAATCATTCCTAAATTCTTTACTATCTATTATCTCTGAAATCAAAATAAACTCACGTTTTTTATTAGGAATTTCAATTCCTACAGCTTCTCTACCAGGAATTGGAGCAATAATTCTAACCCTAATAGCCGCAAGTCTTAAGGCAATATTATCAGAAATAGAAGTAATCTTAGAAAGCTTAATTCCCTTATCCGGACGAACAGCATACATTGTTACAACAGGACCTTTAATAATATCAATTAATTTAGCATTAATATTAAACTCTTTTAATGTCTCCTGGAGAATCATTGATTGCTTTTGAATTTCTTTATCATATTCAACATCTTTTACATCATTTTTAATCTCTTTCTGGTCAAAAACTGAAATATCAATAACATAAGAATCGCTCTTTTTATTCAAAGCTATATTTTCGCTATAAACATGAGGAATAGAAACTTGACTAATTATACCCTTAGTCCTTATCTCACAGGCTTTAACCTTCCCACTAATAATTAACTTATTATCTTCAAGATTGCTTAAATATTTATACTCACAAGACTCATCAGTTTCATTTACATTTTCATCTGAATTTAAAGCACCTTCATTTAAAACATCCTTATTCAAAGGGCTTGCCTCTTCAATATTTGAGCCTTCAAAAATAGTTTTGTCTAAATTAATATTGGAAGGTTTTTTATTGTTTCTTAAAAAAGTGCTAAATGTCCATAAAGCTTGATATTCCTCATCATTAATAATATTTTTTTTCTCATCAAAAACTTGAGAATCTTTAAGATCATCTACAGAATCTCCATAAACTTTTATATCTTTTTTTACATCCAATGAATTTGAAAAGGGTAAATAGCTTAATATGTTTTCAAACAAAATTTTAATCTTAAACTCTAAAAATTTAAAAGTATCCAAAATAAAATTAACATCCTTGAAAAGAACATAATTTAAGTAAATCCAAACAACAAATTCTAAAATTATAAGAGTAAAAATAAAAAAATTTCCCAATACTATACCAAAATTAATAAGAAATATTTTAATAAAATAAGATTTTTCAACATTAGAATTAATTTTCATTAAAAATATTAAAGTAAAAAACAATATTACGGTATAATTCCAATTAAATATAAATCGTTTAGTAAAAATATGTTTTTTATAGGCGTACCAATTAACAATTGGATATACTATTAAATAAAATGATAAAAATGAAAAAACATTAAGAAGTATTTGTCCTAGTAAATTGAAAACAAAAAATATAAATACGTTGCTCAAAGGGGTCAATGCTACAAAAAGAGAAAAAGAAATAACCGAAAGCATAAAAAAAAACAAAAATTGAAAATATTGATAAAAATCTTTCATATTTTAAAACAATAATAAACTATCATTGAAAGTACAAATAAATATATCGAAAAATAATACAGCTTTTTGTTATTAAGCATTTTAAAAAAGAAATTTATTGAGAAAATACCAACAACAAAAGCAATCAATGCTCCTAAGTTTATTTCAAAAAAGTTTAAAACCATAAAAATATTATAAAATTCTTTATGTTTTAATAAAATCGCTCCAAAAACTATTGGAATTAAAGATAAAAATGAAATTTCAAATGCACTTTTTCTATTAAATCCAATAACTGATGCTGAAAAAATCGTAATTCCTGAACGAGAAATCCCTGGAAACGCACCTAAGCCTTGCATCAACCCCATAAAAATTCCTGATAACAAAATATTACCTTTAAAATCAATTTTTAAAAAATTAAATTCTAGCATCAAGATTAAAATCCCTGTTATCATAAAATTAATTAAAACTAAAGGTACTGCAAACATTCTCTCGTATTTTGAAACAAAAGTCCCAACAATTCCGGTAACAATAGTTATTATTAATATTAACAGTATTAACCTTAAATTTGTTAAATCGGATTTAACAGTTTTTCTTAAAGAAAATCTAATAAAAGTTAAAAAAAGATCCAAAATCCTTTTACGGTAGTAAATAATAATCACTAAAACTGTTGCAAGATGTAAATAAATATCAAATATTATTGAGAGCTTTAAATTTATAAAATGCCTAAAAAGCAATAAATGTCCCGAACTAGATATTGGTAAAAATTCTGTAATGCCTTGAATAATACCCAAAATAACTGCACTTAAAATATTTGTCATTAAATGCTCCAATATTAATTTTTGGGAAATTCGCCCATAATTTTAACTACTACTGAATCTATTCCCTTCTTTTCATACAAAGCGTCATAAAATACCGAATAAACTAATATTTTTTTAATATAATTTCTAGTCTGACTAAAAGGAATTGCCTCAATAAAAAGCTCTTTTGACAAATGTCCATAACTTTTTTCCCATTTCCTAACATTACCAATACCCCCATTGTAAGATGCAAGAGCCTTATAAAGACTACCAGTTGTGGATATTCTTTTTTTTAAATAATATGTTCCAATTATTACATTATCTTTTGGGATCTTTAAATCATAATTAAAATACTTAAGTTCCTTAGAAATATCGTTTGCTGTTGATGGCATAACCTGCATAAGACCAACAGCACCGGGTTTTGAAACAGCATTTTTCTCAAAGCTGCTCTCTGCTTTTATTAAAGAAAATACAACACTGGTTTCAAGCCCTCGCCTTTTAGCCCAATATTCTATCAAAGATCCATACAAATAAGGATAAAGTCTTTTATAATCATCCTTCGTTAAAGCAGATTCATCTTGATTTACAAGATAATTAATCACAAGAGTTGCATCATAATAATTTTCACTCTTTAAAAGTTCATCATATACTTTTCGATAAAAATCGAGTGAAAATTTATACCCATTCCTAAAATCCTCAGAAATAAACCCTCTAACATAATCACAAAGATTGAACTTTAAAAACCCTTCCAAAAAAATCTCATAATCAGATTGCTCATACTTAATATCAGATCTATTTGTAAAAAATTCATCAATATTTTGATCTAATAAGTACCTGCTCATAAATGAAGAATAAGACCATTTATCATAATTAATAGCAGAATGCAAAAGACTCTTGTATTCTCCGCTTACGTTATTAGATTTAATTAATTTATGATATATAAGCCTTGCATTAATAAAAGCTAGCTTAGACAAAATAGAATTAGACATAACTTTTTGAGCATTAGAATAAAGCTTATAAAGATTATCATAATCCTCAAGCTGAATTGATTCCAAAATATAATCTTCTAAAATCTTA
This genomic interval from Borreliella andersonii contains the following:
- a CDS encoding undecaprenyl-diphosphate phosphatase, which translates into the protein MTNILSAVILGIIQGITEFLPISSSGHLLLFRHFINLKLSIIFDIYLHLATVLVIIIYYRKRILDLFLTFIRFSLRKTVKSDLTNLRLILLILIITIVTGIVGTFVSKYERMFAVPLVLINFMITGILILMLEFNFLKIDFKGNILLSGIFMGLMQGLGAFPGISRSGITIFSASVIGFNRKSAFEISFLSLIPIVFGAILLKHKEFYNIFMVLNFFEINLGALIAFVVGIFSINFFFKMLNNKKLYYFSIYLFVLSMIVYYCFKI
- the rpsU gene encoding 30S ribosomal protein S21, which translates into the protein MVTVTVDKNENLEKALKRFKRMIEKEAIIREWKRREYYEKPSTIRVKKEKAFKRKQAKKVRKLKQKTNR
- a CDS encoding DNA translocase FtsK; amino-acid sequence: MKDFYQYFQFLFFFMLSVISFSLFVALTPLSNVFIFFVFNLLGQILLNVFSFLSFYLIVYPIVNWYAYKKHIFTKRFIFNWNYTVILFFTLIFLMKINSNVEKSYFIKIFLINFGIVLGNFFIFTLIILEFVVWIYLNYVLFKDVNFILDTFKFLEFKIKILFENILSYLPFSNSLDVKKDIKVYGDSVDDLKDSQVFDEKKNIINDEEYQALWTFSTFLRNNKKPSNINLDKTIFEGSNIEEASPLNKDVLNEGALNSDENVNETDESCEYKYLSNLEDNKLIISGKVKACEIRTKGIISQVSIPHVYSENIALNKKSDSYVIDISVFDQKEIKNDVKDVEYDKEIQKQSMILQETLKEFNINAKLIDIIKGPVVTMYAVRPDKGIKLSKITSISDNIALRLAAIRVRIIAPIPGREAVGIEIPNKKREFILISEIIDSKEFRNDFGIPFALGKEISGENIVFDLVNSPHLLIAGATGAGKSVCVNSLIASIIFSKSPDEVKLIMIDPKIVELKLFNDIPHLLTPVITDVKRALEALRWCLDEMERRYVLLDNLLVRDISSYNKKIKDENLNLMILPYLVIIIDEFADLILSARKDLENLISRLAAMARAVGIHLVLATQRPSVDVITGVIKANFPSRISFMVASSMDSRIILGSSGAEKLLGKGDMLYISSLNPFPQRIQGGFLKEREVYRLVEEVKKFGSPNYIDDEIFIDSVKEPDLVALGPSDEPMFDEALEIVKTTRKASASYLQRRLKIGYNRAARIIEIMEDMGYVGPVNGSKPREVLI